The genomic segment ACGACCGTTGTCTAAGCGATAAACCTCTCCTGCCTCCAAAACCACAAGGCCATTGTAGTCCGGCTCTGGTCGCCACTCTGTATTCATCTCATACAGCAGTTCGGCTTTTCCATTGATATAAAGGAATGTTTTTGTGTTCGTATCCCAGCTGGTGTTTGTTGTAATTGTCTGCCTGGTGTGTTCAATTACTGCAATATCAAGCCCCGGCACAGATGCCTGGGCCTTAATCTCAATCCATTCCCCCCAGCGGTCCACAAGACAGGAATCGTAGTATTCAGAAACGACCATAACTCCAGAACCATCCCGAAGGAGTATACGGTCGATTCGCTCGACACACTCATCAATGTCCACAGCGGACTCCATGATGCTGAACAAACCTGTCCCAGCCTGTGAGACTTCCTCATATCCTTCATCGAATTCATCGTTTGTTATCAATTCATAAGGCTCAGTCTCACCACATTTAGAGATTAACCATCCACCTTCTGCAAGATAAGCGTATTTCACCTTACAACAGGGTCTCAGCTCATCAGCGAAACCTATCACCCTGTCAGTTGCTCCACACAATAAAAGCACCTCATCACCAACGCTGAATGCACTGGATGCGCCTGCAATCGAACCATCCACAACTTCTTCTGAGTCGGGAGTGCAGTGATACAAAACGGGGACACCCGTAAGCAGCTCTCCAGTATCAATATCCAATGTATTCCCTTCTTTATCCACACCGGTCACCACACCGTGCACAAGGCTGTATGCCTCGGCAGCCTGCCCTAAGTTATTGACCTTTAATAAAGACATACGCTCACCTCATCCGTAAAGTGCCACAGGTAAAATCAAATCGGCCTCTTCATCAAGGGTTTCCCTCACAGAGGCTGATGAAAAGCTTCCCAAAGGCTGCAGGCCGCTACCGATAATTCCCTTTCCAATGCAGACACGGCTGTCCAGCCCATAATCGAAATAGTCTGAGGGTTTCAGTGCGTATCTTTTCTTCCTGAAATCAACCAGCCAGCGCAGGTCTGAACTGCCAACCCATTCGCCGTTGAACTCAACACCTTCACCACCTTCCAGGAAGACACCGTCGCTCCAAAGACCACAGCCTACTGTTACTGCGGAGGTAAACAACTCTGTCTCGAAAAAGGATGAGGCGTAGTATATGCTGGCACCATTTTTAAGCTTCAAATTGACAGTTACGGATGTTCCAGGAACCGGGTATTTATCTCTGGGATTGATATAAAACGTCTCAGTGTCAGACCATACATAACCAGGGTTTCTACCTGTGATCTCACCGGAACTCGAAGGTGTGTGTATTGTAAATGAGTCCTTTCCCCAAACAATCGATACGGATTCAAGACCACATATATCTGGCATATTAATATAGTAAGCTAGCTTACTATCACTATAATAATATGATATACGCCTGTTTTCAGGCAGTATCGAACCACACGGTGAAAAGGGGATAACGTCCAGGCAGTTTTTGTCCCTCAAAACGGTATGTATTCCGGCACTCCCCTCATTACCCCTTCTGCCTATCTCCGCATTAACAGTAAGGGGGAGGTATCTTTCATCTACTCCAGAAAGCAGGGAACGGTTTTCCACACTGTATGAAATCCCTCTTGAACAGGCGTTTTTCACACATATGCCGCTGGGCTCCCAAGGATCCGGGCAGAGATATACGTTGAAACTTTCCATCATTCCACCGTGAATGAGTCGTTTCTGATATTGTCCGAATCGCTGTCTGCGTAGCCTTCCTTGGTTATTCTGAGGCTATAGGTCCCCCTTCGGATAAGCCCTAGCGGCAGGGTTCCATCAACCCTCGAAACACCAGCAAACTTATCATTCAAATAAACATTTGCACCCTCTACATCTTCGCCGGTGCAGGCATCACGGACATTAAGAGTGACCTGCCTGAGATCACTATCAGTCTCTTCGGTATAATCTATTGTAGTATATGAAGTTTCGCTTTTTGCGAAAACCTGAAAGAGGATAAGCGTGTGGGCCTGTGCGGATATGCAGTATCTATCGAATGTTGTAGCGTAACGAACTCTTAAGATGCCGCTTTTTTTCTCGCTAAGACTGAACGTGCTACCGCTGTTACGAAATTCTCCACAGTCCTTGCCCTCCCATGATGCCTCGAGTATTTTTACCGGAGGATATTCGGTTTTTGCATGATCAGATTCGTGGAATACCAGATACTCTGTATGTTCCTCACTCAAACCATTCTTTCGTTCGAGCACTTCGCCGGTATTCATTGTGGTTTCATGATTTATCAGACCGGGATATATCTTCAGGAAGCATCGCTCACCAGGCAAAAAATGCGTCCTGTTCCCGT from the Limisalsivibrio acetivorans genome contains:
- a CDS encoding carboxypeptidase-like regulatory domain-containing protein — its product is MGKESVIFTRRDTGQGDLRVLQDLPMNGNRTHFLPGERCFLKIYPGLINHETTMNTGEVLERKNGLSEEHTEYLVFHESDHAKTEYPPVKILEASWEGKDCGEFRNSGSTFSLSEKKSGILRVRYATTFDRYCISAQAHTLILFQVFAKSETSYTTIDYTEETDSDLRQVTLNVRDACTGEDVEGANVYLNDKFAGVSRVDGTLPLGLIRRGTYSLRITKEGYADSDSDNIRNDSFTVE